A genomic window from Lotus japonicus ecotype B-129 chromosome 1, LjGifu_v1.2 includes:
- the LOC130710908 gene encoding tocopherol cyclase, chloroplastic-like — translation MDHRYMCLVIFADWEPFFTVIRVAYTEDTECVGLARLGSEDHMIVAGTMKQLQLVDFGAPLHCLVITGKTHPLGTEMLGWIEWDGERIEFENAPSYSEKNWGGGFPRKWFWVQCNVFEGEGASGEIALTAAGGLRQIPGITETFENAALIGVHYGGKFYEFVPWNGFVNWEVTPWGYLFMSADNGSYLVELEAKTDDPGTPLRAPTSEAGLSQACKDTCFGILTLKIWERRYDGSKGKIILDVSSDMAALEVGGGPWFSTWKGKTTMPPVIGPALGLPVDLDGIFNAVPLFKPPGL, via the exons ATGGATCATAGATATATGTGTCTTGTAATATTTGCTGATTGGGAGCCATTCTTCACTGTAATAAGAGTTG CATACACTGAAGATACTGAGTGTGTTGGGCTTGCTCGGCTTGGTAGCGAAGATCATATGATAGTAGCTGGAACAATGAAGCAGTTGCAGTTGGTTGACTTTGGAGCACCTTTGCATTGCCTTGTCATAACAGGGAAGACCCATCCCTTGGGAACAGAAATGCTGG GTTGGATAGAATGGGATGGCGAGAggattgagtttgaaaatgccCCATCTTATTCAGAAAAGAACTGGGGCGGAGGATTCCCAAGAAAGTGGTTTTGG GTTCAATGTAATGTTTTTGAAGGTGAGGGTGCTAGTGGAGAAATTGCACTTACAGCTGCTGGTGGATTGAGGCAAATTCCTGGGATAACCGAGACCTTCGAAAATGCTGCACTG ATTGGAGTTCATTATGGTGGAAAATTTTATGAATTTGTGCCATGGAATGGTTTTGTTAACTGGGAAGTCACTCCTTGGGGTTATTTGTTTATGTCTGCAGACAATGGCAGTTATCTG GTTGAATTAGAAGCAAAAACAGATGATCCCGGTACTCCATTGCGTGCGCCAACATCAGAAGCAGGCCTTTCACAAGCTTGTAAAGACACATGTTTCGGAATTCTTACATTGAAAATATGGGAACGAAGATATGATGGCAGCAAGGGGAAG ATCATATTGGACGTTTCAAGTGACATGGCAGCTCTAGAAGTTGGAGGAGGTCCATGGTTCAGCACTTGGAAAGGCAAGACGACAATGCCACCGGTCATTGGCCCTGCTCTTGGATTACCCGTAGACCTAGATGGCATTTTTAATGCGGTTCCTCTGTTTAAACCACCTGGTTTGTGA